Proteins co-encoded in one Pseudomonas beijingensis genomic window:
- a CDS encoding TetR/AcrR family transcriptional regulator encodes MAPRMKTSERIVQNSLELFNQQGERSVSTNHIAAHMDMSPGNLYYHFPNKQAIIAVLFSEYENLVDSFLRPPQGRAATVDDKRFYLQELLAAMWRYRFLHRDLEHLLDSDPDLAARYRRFSQRCLIHGTAIYEGFVAAGILKMDRVQIESLTLNAWIILTSWVRFLCTTRENFSHLSEQAIKRGVYQVLVLEAGFVTDQAREAVDALFNEYYVPLAQTLEEGQ; translated from the coding sequence ATGGCCCCACGAATGAAAACCAGCGAGCGCATCGTGCAAAACAGCCTCGAGCTGTTCAACCAACAGGGTGAGCGCAGCGTCAGCACCAATCACATCGCCGCCCACATGGACATGTCCCCGGGCAATCTCTATTACCACTTCCCCAACAAGCAGGCGATCATCGCCGTGCTGTTCAGTGAATACGAGAATCTGGTGGACAGCTTCCTGCGTCCGCCCCAGGGCCGGGCGGCCACGGTGGATGACAAGCGCTTCTACCTGCAGGAACTGTTGGCGGCCATGTGGCGTTACCGCTTCCTGCACCGGGACCTGGAGCATCTGCTCGACAGCGATCCGGACCTTGCGGCCCGCTATCGGCGGTTTTCCCAGCGCTGCCTGATCCACGGCACCGCGATCTACGAGGGCTTTGTTGCCGCCGGCATCCTGAAGATGGACCGGGTGCAGATCGAGTCCCTGACCCTCAACGCCTGGATCATCCTCACGTCCTGGGTGCGGTTTCTGTGCACCACGCGGGAAAATTTCAGCCACCTGAGTGAGCAGGCCATCAAGCGCGGCGTCTATCAGGTGCTGGTGCTGGAAGCCGGTTTCGTGACCGACCAGGCCCGCGAGGCGGTGGATGCGCTGTTCAATGAATATTACGTCCCACTGGCCCAGACCCTGGAGGAAGGGCAGTAG
- a CDS encoding coniferyl aldehyde dehydrogenase produces MPADVAYLHESQQQLEELRSLFDAQRQAYAAHPMPPAEQRRQWLKALREVLSNERQALIDAISQDFSHRSADETLLAELMPSLHGIHYASRHLQGWMKPSRRKVGMAFQPASAKVIYQPLGVVGVIVPWNYPLFLAIGPLVGALAAGNRVMLKLSESTPATGLLLKQLLARVFPQDLVCVVLGEAEVGMAFSKLPFDHLLFTGATSIGKHVMRAAAENLTPVTLELGGKSPAIVSVDVPIKDAAERIAFGKTLNAGQTCVAPDYVLVPQNRVGEFVEAYREAVRGFYPTLANNPDYTAIINERQLARLNGYISDATGKGALLIELFEQGQGRRMAHSLLLNVNDEMTVMQDEIFGPLLPIVPYDNLDQAFAYINQRPRPLALYYFGYNKAEQHRVLHETHSGGVCLNDTLLHVAQDDMPFGGIGPSGMGHYHGHEGFLTFSKAKGVLTKQRFNAAKLIYPPYGKPLQKLIQKLFVR; encoded by the coding sequence ATGCCTGCCGACGTTGCCTACCTGCACGAGTCTCAACAACAACTGGAGGAGCTGCGGTCGCTCTTCGATGCCCAGCGCCAGGCCTACGCTGCCCACCCGATGCCACCGGCCGAACAGCGCCGACAATGGCTCAAGGCACTGCGCGAGGTATTGAGCAACGAACGACAAGCCTTGATCGACGCCATCAGCCAGGATTTCAGCCACCGCAGCGCCGACGAAACCCTGTTGGCCGAACTGATGCCGAGCCTGCACGGCATCCATTACGCCAGCCGCCATCTCCAAGGCTGGATGAAACCCTCCCGACGCAAGGTAGGCATGGCCTTTCAACCGGCCTCAGCCAAGGTGATCTATCAGCCGTTGGGCGTCGTCGGGGTCATCGTGCCGTGGAACTACCCGCTATTCCTGGCCATCGGGCCACTGGTCGGGGCATTGGCGGCCGGCAACCGGGTGATGCTCAAGCTCAGCGAATCGACACCGGCGACCGGCTTGCTGCTCAAGCAATTGCTGGCCCGTGTCTTCCCCCAAGACCTGGTGTGCGTGGTGCTCGGCGAGGCAGAGGTGGGCATGGCGTTTTCCAAGCTGCCCTTCGATCACCTGTTGTTCACCGGTGCCACCAGCATTGGCAAACATGTCATGCGCGCCGCTGCCGAAAACCTGACCCCGGTCACCCTGGAGCTGGGTGGGAAATCGCCGGCCATCGTGTCGGTCGATGTCCCCATCAAGGACGCCGCCGAACGCATTGCCTTCGGCAAAACCCTGAATGCCGGGCAAACCTGTGTCGCCCCGGACTACGTGCTGGTGCCGCAGAACCGCGTCGGCGAGTTCGTCGAGGCGTATCGCGAGGCGGTCCGCGGGTTTTATCCGACCCTGGCGAACAACCCGGACTACACCGCCATCATCAACGAACGACAACTGGCGCGGCTCAACGGCTACATCAGCGACGCCACCGGCAAGGGCGCGTTGCTGATCGAGCTGTTCGAACAAGGCCAGGGCCGCCGCATGGCCCATAGTCTGCTGCTCAACGTCAACGATGAGATGACCGTCATGCAGGACGAGATCTTCGGCCCGCTGCTGCCCATCGTTCCTTATGACAATCTGGACCAGGCGTTTGCCTACATCAATCAGCGCCCCCGCCCGCTGGCGCTCTACTACTTCGGCTACAACAAGGCCGAACAGCATCGTGTGCTCCACGAAACCCATTCCGGCGGCGTCTGCCTGAACGACACGCTGTTGCACGTCGCCCAGGATGACATGCCGTTCGGCGGCATCGGGCCCTCGGGAATGGGGCATTACCATGGGCATGAGGGTTTCCTGACCTTCAGCAAGGCCAAGGGCGTGCTGACCAAACAGCGATTCAACGCGGCGAAGCTGATTTATCCGCCCTACGGCAAGCCCTTGCAGAAGCTGATCCAGAAGCTGTTTGTCCGCTGA
- a CDS encoding twin-arginine translocation pathway signal protein: MNPSLTDTPALSRRGLLKFSLGASAFLATVGLGASLSGCSPSQPANGLAALRDSDLAFLRAVIPVMLDGAMAIGQLPAAIDATLGSLDRSLAHLSPAMLKLTHQLFDVLTLGVTRGPLTGVWGAWENASADDIRQFLDRWENSSLDLLRQGHSSLLQLVMMAWYTQSEAWAHCGYPGPPTV, encoded by the coding sequence ATGAACCCCAGCCTCACTGATACCCCCGCGCTGTCACGGCGCGGCCTGCTGAAATTCAGCCTCGGCGCCAGCGCCTTCCTGGCCACCGTCGGGCTGGGCGCCAGCCTGAGCGGTTGCTCGCCTAGCCAACCGGCCAACGGCCTGGCGGCACTGCGCGACAGCGACCTGGCGTTTTTACGCGCCGTCATCCCCGTGATGCTGGACGGTGCAATGGCCATCGGGCAGCTCCCTGCCGCCATTGACGCGACCCTGGGCAGCCTGGACAGAAGCCTGGCCCACTTGTCCCCCGCCATGCTCAAGCTCACGCATCAGCTGTTCGATGTGCTTACGCTGGGCGTGACCCGTGGCCCCCTGACCGGGGTTTGGGGGGCGTGGGAAAATGCCAGTGCCGATGACATCCGCCAGTTCCTCGACCGGTGGGAAAACAGTTCGCTGGACCTGCTGCGACAAGGCCACAGTTCGTTGCTGCAATTGGTGATGATGGCCTGGTACACCCAATCCGAAGCCTGGGCGCATTGCGGGTATCCAGGACCGCCAACGGTCTGA
- a CDS encoding GMC family oxidoreductase translates to MPLPDPFREGLARGWTTYNGAQLTEDLTLEADVAIVGSGAGGGTTAEILSAAGYRVLLIEEGPLKTSHDFKLLEDQAYSSLYQEGLGRMSKDGAITILQGRAVGGTTLINWTSSFRPPDQTLDHWAAEHNVKGHGRVEMAPWFTQMEQRLGVAPWFVPPNANNDVIRKGCEQLGYAWHVIPRNVRGCWNLGYCGMGCPTNAKQSMLVTTIPATLDKGGALLYLARAERLTIKNDAVVGIECQAMDERCVVPTGRRITIKARHYVLAGGGINSPGLLLRSAAPDPHERLGKRTFLHLVNMSAGQFDEVINPFYGAPQSIYSDHFQWQDGITGKMSYKLEVPPLHPALATTLLGGFGPENALHMSRLPHTHAMLALLRDGFHPDSPGGRVELRSDGTPVLDYPVSPYTWDGLRRAFHSMAEIQFAGGAKAVMPLHNDARYVKTLAEARTLIDGLDLALYRTRLGSAHVMGGCAMGEDPKTAVTDSLGRHHQLGNLSIHDGSLFPTSIGANPQLSVYGLTAQLATALAERLKTP, encoded by the coding sequence ATGCCCCTACCCGATCCCTTCCGCGAAGGCCTCGCTCGTGGCTGGACCACCTACAACGGCGCGCAGCTGACCGAAGATCTGACCCTGGAAGCCGACGTGGCCATCGTCGGCAGCGGTGCCGGTGGCGGCACCACGGCGGAAATTCTCAGTGCTGCCGGCTACCGCGTGTTGCTGATCGAGGAAGGGCCGCTTAAGACCAGCCATGACTTCAAGCTGCTCGAAGACCAGGCCTACAGCAGCCTGTACCAGGAAGGCCTCGGGCGCATGAGCAAGGACGGCGCCATCACCATTCTCCAGGGCCGGGCGGTCGGTGGCACGACGCTGATCAATTGGACCTCCAGCTTCCGCCCCCCCGACCAGACCCTCGACCACTGGGCCGCCGAGCACAACGTCAAGGGCCACGGCCGCGTCGAGATGGCGCCTTGGTTTACGCAGATGGAACAACGCCTGGGCGTGGCGCCGTGGTTCGTCCCGCCCAACGCCAACAATGACGTGATCCGCAAAGGCTGTGAACAATTGGGCTACGCCTGGCACGTCATCCCGCGCAACGTCCGCGGCTGCTGGAACCTGGGTTATTGCGGCATGGGCTGCCCGACCAACGCCAAGCAGTCGATGCTGGTCACCACCATCCCGGCCACGTTGGACAAGGGTGGCGCGCTGCTTTACCTGGCGCGGGCCGAGCGCCTGACGATCAAAAACGATGCCGTCGTAGGCATCGAGTGCCAGGCCATGGACGAGCGTTGCGTGGTGCCGACCGGGCGGCGTATCACCATCAAGGCGCGGCACTACGTGCTGGCGGGCGGCGGCATCAACAGCCCGGGCCTGCTGTTGCGCTCCGCGGCGCCAGACCCGCACGAACGCTTGGGCAAGCGCACTTTCCTGCACTTGGTGAACATGTCCGCAGGGCAATTCGACGAGGTCATCAACCCGTTCTACGGTGCGCCGCAATCGATTTATTCGGATCACTTCCAATGGCAGGACGGGATCACCGGCAAGATGTCCTACAAGCTCGAAGTCCCACCCTTGCACCCGGCCCTCGCGACCACGTTATTGGGTGGGTTCGGCCCCGAGAACGCCTTGCACATGTCCCGACTGCCCCACACCCACGCCATGCTCGCGCTGTTGCGCGACGGTTTTCACCCAGACAGCCCCGGCGGTCGCGTCGAGTTACGCAGCGACGGCACGCCCGTGCTCGACTACCCCGTTTCGCCGTATACCTGGGACGGCTTGCGCCGGGCCTTCCACAGCATGGCCGAGATCCAGTTTGCCGGCGGCGCCAAGGCAGTGATGCCCCTGCACAACGACGCCCGCTACGTGAAGACCCTGGCCGAAGCCCGCACGCTGATCGACGGGCTCGACCTGGCCTTGTACCGCACGCGCCTGGGCAGTGCCCACGTGATGGGTGGCTGCGCCATGGGTGAGGACCCGAAAACCGCCGTCACCGACAGCCTGGGCCGCCATCACCAATTGGGCAACCTGTCGATCCATGACGGCTCGCTGTTCCCCACCAGCATCGGCGCCAACCCGCAATTATCGGTGTATGGGCTGACCGCACAATTGGCGACGGCCCTGGCCGAACGCCTGAAAACGCCATGA
- the coaD gene encoding pantetheine-phosphate adenylyltransferase has translation MNRVLYPGTFDPITKGHGDLVERAARLFDHVIIAVAASPKKNPLFPLEQRVELAREVTKHLPNVEVVGFSTLLAHFAKEKNANVFLRGLRAVSDFEYEFQLANMNRQLAPDVESLFLTPSERYSFISSTLVREIAALGGDITKFVHPAVADALTLRFKK, from the coding sequence ATGAACCGAGTGTTGTACCCAGGTACCTTCGACCCTATTACCAAGGGCCATGGCGATCTGGTCGAACGCGCCGCGCGCCTGTTCGACCATGTGATCATTGCCGTCGCCGCCAGCCCGAAGAAGAACCCGCTGTTCCCGCTGGAGCAACGTGTGGAACTGGCCCGCGAGGTCACCAAACACCTGCCCAACGTGGAAGTGGTCGGTTTCTCGACGCTTTTGGCCCACTTTGCCAAGGAAAAGAACGCCAATGTGTTCCTGCGCGGCCTGCGTGCGGTCTCGGACTTCGAGTACGAGTTCCAACTGGCCAACATGAACCGCCAACTGGCACCGGACGTCGAGAGCCTGTTCTTGACGCCGTCGGAGCGCTACTCCTTCATTTCCTCGACCCTGGTACGGGAAATCGCGGCGTTGGGCGGTGATATCACCAAGTTCGTCCACCCGGCCGTGGCCGATGCGCTGACCCTGCGCTTCAAGAAATAA
- a CDS encoding YfhL family 4Fe-4S dicluster ferredoxin encodes MSLIITDDCINCDVCEPECPNEAISQGEEIYVIDPNLCTQCVGHYDEPQCQQVCPVDCIPLDEAHPETEEQLMAKYRKITGKA; translated from the coding sequence ATGTCCCTGATCATCACCGACGACTGCATCAATTGCGACGTCTGCGAACCCGAATGCCCGAACGAGGCCATTTCCCAAGGCGAGGAGATCTACGTCATCGACCCGAACCTGTGCACCCAGTGCGTCGGCCATTACGACGAACCCCAGTGCCAGCAGGTTTGCCCGGTCGATTGCATCCCGCTGGACGAGGCTCATCCGGAGACGGAAGAGCAGTTGATGGCGAAATATCGCAAGATCACTGGCAAGGCTTGA
- a CDS encoding multidrug transporter, translated as MKPLRPVVLALLLSIGLPALASSGSGDPRYTIQNPPAFAMIGDLLIARPLLLAATVIGAGAFVVSLPFTALGGGVGDAGKALVVDPAKATFVRCLGCVGEGFERQE; from the coding sequence ATGAAACCTCTTCGACCTGTCGTTCTAGCGCTGCTGCTGAGTATCGGTTTGCCTGCCCTGGCAAGCAGCGGCAGCGGCGACCCGCGCTACACCATCCAGAATCCGCCGGCTTTTGCCATGATCGGTGATCTGCTGATCGCTCGCCCACTGCTGCTCGCCGCCACGGTGATCGGGGCTGGGGCGTTCGTGGTGTCGTTGCCCTTTACCGCGCTGGGTGGCGGGGTCGGTGATGCGGGGAAGGCGTTGGTGGTGGACCCGGCGAAGGCCACGTTCGTGCGGTGCCTGGGGTGTGTGGGGGAGGGGTTTGAGCGGCAGGAGTGA